A genomic window from Passer domesticus isolate bPasDom1 chromosome Z, bPasDom1.hap1, whole genome shotgun sequence includes:
- the LOC135291072 gene encoding serine/threonine-protein kinase PAK 3-like has product MLKMLVSEGDPEAKYTELETIGKGGFGTVCMAVETATGEEVAIKKISLLQESSSELCLNEIQVMRGTKNANLVNYVDSYLVDEELWLVMEYMDGGSLHDVIRETHMAEGEIAAVSRECLQGLDFLHSNQVIHRDIKSHNILLGLDGSVKLADFGLAAQLTTEQNKWRSAVGTTYWMAPEIFTRKPYGPKVDIWSFGIVGIEMVEGAPPYLMKTSRTVQQLISTGAPPKLQKPRQQSAWLRDFLHCCLERDEDRRWSAQELLQHPFVTSAKPVSTLTPLIMATQQFMADSRF; this is encoded by the exons ATGCTGA AGATGCTGGTGAGCGAGGGAGATCCTGAGGCTAAATACACAGAACTGGAGACTATTGGCAAAGG gggTTTCGGCactgtgtgcatggcagtggAGACTGCCACAGGAGAAGAG GTGGCCATCAAGAAAATTAGTCTCCTGCAAGAGAGCAGCAGCGAGCTGTGCCTGAATGAAATCCAGGTCATGCGTGGCACTAAGAATGCCAACCTTGTGAACTATGTAGACAG CTACCTGGTGGACGAGGAACTCTGGCTAGTGATGGAATACATGGACGGAGGTTCTTTACATGATGTCATCAGGGAGACTCACATGGCAGAAGGAGAGATAGCAGCTGTCTCTCGGGAG tgcctgcaaggcctggaTTTCCTGCACTCCAATCAAGTGATCCACCGCGATATCAAAAGCCACAACATTCTCCTGGGCTTGGATGGATCAGTCAAGTTGG ctgattttggccttgCTGCTCAGCTCACCACCGAGCAGAACAAATGGAGATCAGCTGTTGGGACTACTTACTGGATGGCGCCAGAAATTTTCACCAGGAAGCCCtacggccccaaagtggacatctgGTCCTTTGGCATCGTGGGGATCGAGATGGTGGAAGGAGCGCCTCCGTACCTGATGAAAACCTCCCGCACG gtTCAACAGCTGATAAGCACCGGGGCCCCCCCGAAGCTGcagaagcccaggcagcagtcgGCGTGGCTGCGAGActttctgcactgctgcctggagagggacGAGGACAGGCGCTGGTCTGCCcaggaacttctgcag CATCCGTTTGTAACATCAGCCAAGCCAGTCTCCACCCTGACGCCTCTGATCATGGCCACGCAGCAGTTCATGGCTGACAGCAGATTCTAG